In Microcaecilia unicolor chromosome 1, aMicUni1.1, whole genome shotgun sequence, the following are encoded in one genomic region:
- the HAPLN3 gene encoding hyaluronan and proteoglycan link protein 3 yields the protein MHSPLVLVVLQLLASNCHSLPFFNGFYYDHTHPGNGTGNGNGEVHFNGVKLVVNTPEDALFAYRGGNVTLPCLYYYVPELYSTRRIRIKWSKLHKDNTKERDVLVAIGPRYRSFGEFRGRVHLRQTMAREASLVITDLKLEDYGKYKCEVIDGLEDESGIVELELRGVVFPYQPYGGRYQLNFHDAKKACEEQDAMLASFEQLFKAWEEGLDWCNAGWVLDGTVQYPITLPREPCGGKDISPGLRSYGERHKLLHRFDAFCFSSSLKGKVYYLNHPEKLNFEEAKAACQEDESTIAKVGQLFAAWRFLDLDRCDAGWLADASVRYPIAFPRLNCGPPEPGVRSFGFPDKTQSTYGVFCYKMS from the exons ATGCATTCTCCTCTGGTCTTGGTGGTCTTGCAGTTGCTGGCCAGCAACTGCCACAGCCTCCCCTTCTTCAATGGTTTCTACTATGACCACACCCACCCTGGCAATGGTACTGGGAACGGGAACGGGGAAG TTCATTTTAATGGCGTGAAACTTGTGGTGAACACTCCAGAAGATGCTCTCTTTGCCTACCGCGGGGGCAACGTGACACTTCCCTGCCTCTACTACTATGTACCAGAGTTGTATTCCACCCGAAGGATTCGAATCAAGTGGTCCAAGCTGCATAAGGATAACACAAAGGAGAGAGATGTACTGGTGGCCATTGGGCCGAGGTATCGCAGCTTCGGAGAGTTCCGGGGCCGTGTGCACCTGCGGCAAACTATGGCACGGGAGGCCTCATTGGTGATCACTGACCTGAAGCTGGAGGATTATGGGAAATATAAGTGTGAAGTGATTGATGGACTGGAAGATGAGAGTGGGATAGTAGAATTGGAGCTGAGAG GAGTTGTTTTTCCATACCAGCCGTATGGCGGGCGCTACCAGCTGAACTTCCATGATGCCAAAAAGGCCTGTGAGGAGCAGGATGCCATGTTGGCTTCTTTTGAACAGCTCTTTAAAGcctgggaggagggactggattGGTGCAATGCTGGATGGGTGCTGGATGGCACTGTGCAATACCCCATCACCTTACCTCGTGAGCCTTGTGGTGGAAAAGACATTTCTCCAGGCCTTAGGAGTTATGGAGAGCGTCATAAGCTTCTCCATCGCTTTGATGCCTTCTGCTTCTCCTCCTCTTTaaaag GAAAGGTTTACTATCTGAACCATCCTGAGAAGTTAAACTTTGAAGAGGCCAAAGCAGCTTGCCAAGAGGATGAAAGCACAATTGCCAAAGTGGGCCAGCTGTTTGCTGCTTGGAGGTTCCTGGACTTGGATCGCTGCGACGCAGGCTGGTTGGCAGATGCCAGCGTCCGATACCCAATTGCCTTTCCCCGCCTCAACTGTGGCCCCCCTGAGCCTGGGGTCAGGAGCTTTGGTTTTCCAGACAAAACTCAAAGCACATACGGCGTCTTTTGCTACAAGATGAGTTAA